The following DNA comes from Solanum stenotomum isolate F172 chromosome 11, ASM1918654v1, whole genome shotgun sequence.
AAGTAGCTTTTGGGTGGCGAATGTATGACATCCATGGAATTAGTCCCGCGATGTGCATGCATAGGATATACATGGAAGAAGGGCATAAGCCGAGTGCACATCATCAGTGGAGACTAAACCCATTAATGAAGGATATGGTGAGAAAGAGGtaatcaagtggttggatgtaGGGATTATGTATCCCATATCTGATAGCAAATGGGTAAGTCCAGTACAGTGTGTGTCTAAGAAGGGCGGAATGATGGTGGTTACTAATGAGAAGAATGAGTTAATCCCCACAAGAACAGTGACTGGGTGGCGAATCTGTATGGATTACAGAAAGTTGAATGACGCCACCAGAAAGAACCATTATTCGGTACCTTTCATTGATCAAATGTTGGATAGGCTGGCAAGTCAGAAATACTATTGTTTCCTTGATGGTTATTCAGGGTATAATCAGATTATCATTGCACTAGAAGATTAGAAGAAGACTAcattcacttgcccatatggcaCATATGCGTTCAAGTGCATGACATTCGGCTTGTGCAATGCCCCAGCCATATTTCAGACATGTATGATGGCAATATTCCATGATATGGTGGAGCATTTtgttgaagtgttcatggacgACTTCTCCGTGTTTGGTGAGTCTTTTGAACTTTGCTTGACTAATCTTGACAGAGTTCTTGCCAGGTGTGAAGAAACAAGTCTGGTGCTAAACTAGGAGAAGTGTCACTTCCTAGTTCGAGAAGGCATTGTATTGGGGCACAAAATCTCCAAAAGTGGACTGGAAGTTGAAAAGGCTAAAGTGGAAGTTATTGAGAAGTTGTCACCTCCCATCACAGTAAAAGGAGTTAAAAGCTTCCTGGGACATACTGAGTTCTAcaggaggttcatcaaagacttcttTAAGACTGCAAGACCTATGAGAGGAAGAGATGAAGTTTTTGTTTGATGAAAAGTGTTTGCAGGCATTTAAGCTGCTGAAAAAGAAGTTGATTAAAGCTCTTATTCTGAATGCTCCAAATTGGGAGCTTCTTTTTGAGCTTATGTATGATGCCAGTGGCATAGTTGTTGGGGCAGTACTTGGgcagagaaaagaaaagatgttCCATTCCATCTACTATGCGAGCAAGACACTTGATGCAGCTCAATCAAATTACATTGTGACTGAAAAAAAAGATGCTGGCATTAGTGTTCGtatttgataagtttagatcaTACTTGGTGGGAACCAAAGTTATAGTCTACACTGATCACACTACAATCTGATACTTGTTTAACAAAAAAGATGCCAAGCCGAGGTTGATTAGGTGGATTCTACTACTACAAGAGTTTGATCTTGAGATAAGGGATAGGAAGGGAACTAAGAACCAGATAGCTGATCATTTGTCCAGACTGGAAGATTCAATTCATGTGAAGAATGAGGGGCGAATTCGTGAAAAGTTTTCTGATGAGCAATTGCTTGCTTTGGACATTGCTCAAGTGCCTTGGTATGTTGATATTGTGAATCTTCTAGTGAGTGGTTTATTTCCACCTAGGGCCTCAACACATCAAAAGCAGAGGCAGAAGTATGATGCACGTTTCTATATATGGGATGAGACCTTCTTATTCAAGCAGGGACCTGATCAGATGATGAGAAGGTGTATAGCTGAGCAGAAGGCGACACAAATGTTGGAGAGTTGTCAATCTTCACCATATGGTGGACACCATGGAGGCAAACGAACTGCGCATAAGGTATTCCAATCTGGTTTCTTTTGGCCTAATTTGTTTAAAGATATTGCTTTGTTTGTGAAAGGTTGTGATCAATGTCAAAGGATGGGCCCCATTTCGAAGAGGCATGAGATGCCATTAAGCAATATACTGGAGGTTGAGATCTTTGATGTCTGGGGGATAGACTTTATGGGACCATTCACATCGTCCCATGGTAATCAATACATCTTAGTCGCAGTGGACTACGTGTCTAAGTGGGTGGAGGTAGTTGCGCTACCATCCAATGATGCAAAAGTGGTTGTGAAGTTCATCCAGAAACACATCTTCACCAGGTTCGAAACTCCAAGGGCTATGATCAGTGATGGAGGTACgcattttattaataattcagTACATAATTTGTTAGCCAAATATGGAGTGAGACACAAGGTGGCTACAATATACCACCCCCAAACTAGTGGGCAAGTGGAAGTGTTGAATATGAAGGTCAAGCAGATCCTCCAAAAGACTGTGAATGCACAAAGAAAAGATTGGGCTGACAAGTTCGATGATGCTTTGTAGGAATACCAGACTGCATACAAGGCACCGATAAGGACTTCTCTTTATCGAATGGTGTTTGGAAAAGCTTGTCACCTACCAGCTGAGTTGGAGCATAAGGCATATTGGGCGATCAAGAAGCTAAATATGGATGTTGAGTTAGCCGGTAGGAAGAGAATAACACAGCTGCACGAGTTGGAAGAATTTAGACTCCACGCCTATGAAAATGCTAAGTTGTATAAACAGAAGACCAAGAGGTGGCATGACAAGCATATTGTGTCGCACACCTTTGAGCCTAGCCAACTAGTGCTGCTATTCAATTCAAGGTTGAAGTTGTTTCCCGAAAAGCTTCGATCTAAGTGGAGTGGTCCTTTTGAAGTGGTGATGATGACCCAACATGCTACTGTGGAGTTAAGAAACAAGGATAAAAGATGTACTTTCCTTGTGAAAGGTCAAAGGGTCCAGCAGTATTTCGGAAGTGATATGGATCGTGAGCTTGAAGCGCTCACATTGAATGATTAATGAGTCATGAGATgggtcgtgccgcgacgttaaatcaggCGCTACACGGGAGGCAACCTGTGAACCATTGTAATAGTTAggatttatttgtttttatttggttattttatttcttaggaattagtaaaataaaaaaaatgatgatatattaagaagaatacaaaaatatgcGTCGTGCCACAACCAAAACTAAGGCGTTGGATAGGAGGCAACCCATCAAGTTTTTTTACTAATGGGTGTTGAGTTGAAAATGTGCAGGAAAAAGAAGTTTCGCCTAAGGCAACTTCGTGCAGGGACCACGTCGCAAAGGTGAGGCAACATTTTGCCTCGCTAGGTCCAATTTGAGGCAGAGAGGTCCGTGATGGGACCGCGTCGCGGTGGGGGCCTCAAATTTTGGTTTCGACGGTACCTAGTGTTCACGTCAAGAAAAAAGGCTACTACGTGCTAGCCCCGCGTAGCGGAGCAAAGGTTAACTATTGGCCTCTCCTGGAATTAAATTTCCAGTGGACTCTGTGTCCGCCCTGCGTCGCGCCCCCAGgtaagtaaattttaattttcattaattaaatgggttttacccatttttaattaaaataccCTGACCCATACCCCTTATAACCCCTAAGTCTTCACTAAATCCTTAATTATTTCCCCTAAATCACGATTTCTTCCCCCATTCTCCCCTTCGTTCAATTTTCCAACCTTCATCCGTAAAGCGGAGTTGAGGCAACCTTCTTCCCTGTCGATTTTCCCCGATCTCATGACTGCAGGTATGTGTTCTGAGTTTTTCTTGCATGATGTTTCTGTTATTGCTCTGGATATCTGTTGTTTTAGGAAGTTGGGGTGGGCAATTCTTTGAAGTTGATGGGTTGTGGTGTGAGGGCAATTTTTCATGTATCTTTAGGTGATTTTGAATTCTTTAGTAGTTATCACTTAAGGTGTTTTGGGGGTTGCCTGTCTGGAACTAGTTAGAGTAGTAGGTGAATTGGGGAATGTATAAGCATGTTGTCTAATGGTACTGTTTTATGCTTAGGTTGGGATTGGTTGTGTCTTGGCATGTTGGTGATTTCAAAGTCTCAAGTAGAATTACCTAATTGTTATGTACCTATGGACTTGAAGGATTTATGGGAGTTGGAATTGCTTTTTCATGCTCTTACTTGAATTTTGTGCTATTATGATGGTTGGTTAATTGTGTCCATAACTCATAACTGGGTAGTGTCGGCTAAGGGTCTATAGTGTCGAATTCTTGAGTAGCATTATGTTGGTGTTGAATATGTGAATGGTAAGTGTGTTTTGACGGTATTGGCTGGGCGATATTGTGCATTCATAGGTCTAGATTATTTGTGCAAAGTCTTAAGTAACACTCTTAATTGTTGCGTGGTTATAACTAATATTGTAATGCCCATTCAGCTTGATGAACGTGATGATTACTTAAGTATGTTGTTGGTCATTTttgggaagtctgagtacctaAGATGACACTGCATTGAGATAAGTGTGGGGTGGTGTGCGCACACCACCCATATTTTTCTCATTATTCTATAGTCATTGGGCCTGCACTTTTTCTATGTTTGCAGGTCATCATGTCAAGTTCATGACGACCCGGCAAGGAAGTGGCCACGTCAAGCCAGAAGAAACGTGCCCGAAGTGGGAATGTCCCACTTGCACCTCCAGTCCCCAAGGGCAAAACTAGGCGAACCAAAGAAGGGAAGGCTTGGTATAAAAAGCACACCAAGGCAACTTACTTCTCTGATGTTTGTATTGATAGGGACAAACTATCGCGTGAGTTCCCCCAAATCCTGAGGCGAATTAGAGAGCTTGGAATGGAGTTCATCTTTGTTGACCCAAAAGAGTGCAACTTGCACATGGTTCGGGAGTTTTACGCCAACTGGGAGCCCGAGCCACGGTCCCACTATGTGACAGTGCGTGGTAGGAATGTACCCATCACTCCCACAGGTATAAATGACATACTGGGTACACCATAGGACACAAACCCACTTGTGCTGACAGGGTTGATCATACACCCTCCATACCAATCCATCCAACACACTCTGTGTAGCCCACGGTCCATGGCTCAATGGACTAAGCATAGTGGAAAGAGATATCATCAATCTCTTCCCTACGCCCACATGCTTCGGGAGACAAGTGTTTGGCTAAAGGTGGTTATGTACTGTCTGATACCAGGCCTACATTACACTGATATCACTCGTGATCGGGTGTGCCTAGTATATACATTGATGACTAGCACGGAGCTGAACATTAGAGCCATTATGAAATCTTTTATGCGGAAGTCCCGGGTTCACAAAGGGCACAGGTATGCTTTTGGTGGTCTGACTACCAAATTGTGTCGTGCTGCAGGTCTCCCTGAGGAGAATGTAGACTACATGGCACCCCTATATCTAGCACCGGTGGACATTACTCGGACCAAGGGGCCTGACACTGAGTTTGGCCCGACTATTACCACGGCTGAGCGCCATAGGAGATATGAGCTTATCATGGCGAGGATGTACGGCCTGGAGATGCTAAGACACCAGAATGACTGCCATGCTTCTACTGATATGCAGTTGGGCGAGGTCGAAAGACGCTACCCTCTGAACGACCATACCAGGGCACTACTTGGCACTAGTCCTAAGTTTCGGGAGCCGATCGAGAATGATATTTCGATTGATGAGGAGAACATCCGTACTAGCTCAGATGTGGATTCTGACTCTGAGGAGGAGATGGACCCCGCACAGGTGGATAATGAGGTCGACGGGGGAGATGCGATGGAAGACTGATCAGAGAGTGTTTTCACCTTACCTTGTGAACGATTCtgatatttttttggtaaagcACTAGGGACAATGCTATTGTATAAGTGTGGGGTGAGGGTGACAAACATATTTGATCTGTACATATATTTCTATTGTTGAACATTGTTTGAGTCTGTTTTGTCTttggtttattttattttgggttcCTTGGAGGTTGTTTTCGATTTTTTTGCcaaggatagtccctttgaaccgtacaaaatacaaaaaaaaaatatttattgaattgaGCATGTAGTCATAGTTGAGTCAAGCTACCCAATGATAGATGGATAACGATCGTCTTAAGGGCAATTTCGTCATTGAGTCTTAGGTTTGGTTGTGTTGAAGCTGAAAGTCTGAAAGGAATATGCATGAAAAGCATGGTTGAAATTGATGTATGAATGCAGTTGAATTCTTGTATATGATTTGAATGTGCAACTTAAGCTTAATCTGAACCTTATGCATGATATGATTGTGTGTTGTGACTGATCACTTTACTATTTATCTTTAAACGTAGAATATCCCGACTTTGCTAGCCAGAACAAAATGGACATATGAGCGATCGATTACGAGAGCTCGATCGATCAGACCgggaagaagagaaagaaaggtCAATCTCCGAAAATTAGCTCACACCTatctttgatgaaagaagccgCAATTTTAGGTAGAAAGAACAGCCAGTGTCAGAGAGATGACTTCTGAGTATAACGTGTGCCATGAGCGGTGAGTTTTGGATGATATCCATGAATGCATCTGAGTCTAGAACTTACCCAGGTTATTATTGAAGCGAAATACAAGTGTTATTGTGCTTAAAAGATGATAACAGGCTTTCTATGAATTGCCTTAAATTGTAGCATGTTCAGAAAGAATATCCTTAGTATAGCCCAATTAAGCCTTGTTAGCCTTGATTTTGTTCTAACCCACATAATGAAGCCGAATCCCTTTTTATTGATACCGTTAGCTTTGATCCCAAATACTTAATGCACTGTATTAGGAGGAAAAGTCAAAATAGCGGAAAGAGTAAATAGGGTGGAATTGTGTAGTTGGTTGGGGAAGAGTGAAAAGAGGAGGGAATTGTATACCTCATGAGAATGAATTTGAGATTGGCCCTGGTCCTTGGGACATTGTACACTTTGACTGTAACACCTTGAAAACCATACCTagaaaaaaatttcagaaatatacCTGAAGCAGTGAACCACGGCAGGGTTCACGGACCGTAATAGGGTCCACGGTCTGTAAACCTGCCCATGGTCTTGACTTGGAAGTCACCAGGCCCAAACATCAGACCACGAGCACCTTCACGGTCCATGGTCTTGATGATAGGTCGTGGTGGCATACGTAGAATCAAGATAGTGAACCTCCTAAGCCAGCCCTTTAGACCGCCACGCCTAAGTGAGGACCACGAGAACCTTCACAGTCCGTGGTCCTTCACACAGCCCGTGGAGGGGTCCGTGGAGCCTTACCAGTAAGTTCCCTAGCCAGTCCCTCCAGACCACAACTCAAGTGGAGACCATAGACACTTTCACGGTTTGTGGTCCTTCACACGGGCCGTGGTAGGGCTCGTGGACTCAGACCCTCAGCTAGTAGTCACCAAGTCTAGACCACGACTaacttcacggtccgtggtccctttcacggtccgtgaaggtgGCCATGGTCAGACAGTCTGCAGTTTAAGTCAGGGTTATTTCGGTATTTTCATTAttcgttggacacctaaactacgtcgttttaatcctaaattttgtggttttagtcagtttaagcctagaaacataactggAATTTACCttagttaaaataattaatcaaaactttgaaaattagaagtgtaagaagagaaagaggcgaccaaccctagttcaagaacgcaacaagtatCCTCCGGTTCCTGCCttgaaatcaaaggatttctccgtggaattcgtcaccaggtatgtgggatttcactagtgggttcctttcgcccattacgTCCCTacttttcagtcagtttcttaattcccttattatgactagaccgaGGGTTTCTTGGAAGTTAGAATTATTGGGTTCTTAGTTGTTGGattgatccaaatcagattagtacgttaatatttagtttaatgcatgaattccagaaccctagctatgtatttctttagttcttgaattacacatgctaggtcaaatatttcagttattcagttatacatgtctcagttattaatgcatcaatatcagtttaattattgcattctcagtttgcatgttcagttcgagctatccagtaacttacataaattcagtcataatgtattaattatttaatccattgggagtagcataataccgagttggactagggtttagcgtacccaaatagtcccagcactactagccacgtaggttgtaagtcccctatgtgggcatcatttcagtgatcacgccagcatgcctctatacctctgtgTAGGTAAGCTTAAGAGGAGAAACGAGCACGAAAATGGACAATGGGGAACACAGAAGATTAAAGGCAAAAAGAAGCATGAaagaaagaggaagaaaagatgATCAAGGCACTGTCGTAtcctctccgcgtcgcggagaagGGGTCTTAAATTAACTCACGAGAGTCAATAGTAGGCAGAGCCCTCCGTGTACTttccgcgacgcggagaagggttgttattttatttgtgaaagTTAAGTTAGAGGCAGATCACTTCGTGGAgtgtccgcgtcgcggagaagGCTATTGTACCTGGAATCAAATCTTTAAACCCTCTCCATGTCGCGCCCTTTGCTCCAGTTTTTGGCCGTTTCAacttttagtataaataggtcattattttattttattaattattctttttttcgaTTTTGAAGAACGACGACTTGGGAGAACGTTTTCACcatttttagggttctttcctAAACTCTTTTCCTTTCGATCTTTGTATGTTATTTGAACATTGTTTGATCGATCCTTggattatgagtagctaaataccTTGGTTCTAGGGCTGTGGCTACAGGATGATTGTAATCTACTGATTTTGTTATTGGGTTAATGTCAATTATCATATGAATCTTTCTTATGTTCTTGCTTTCAATATTTTGTGACTaatcaccattgaaataaatatattgtccaAATTTAACTCAggagaggaataagaggatagaatGTGGGACATAAGGAGCATGATTAATTCTAAATAACTAgggttaatttgtatctaggatagggatatacctagaaa
Coding sequences within:
- the LOC125845671 gene encoding uncharacterized protein LOC125845671, producing MYPISDSKWVSPVQCVSKKGGMMVVTNEKNELIPTRTVTGWRICMDYRKLNDATRKNHYSVPFIDQMLDRLASQKYYCFLDAIFQTCMMAIFHDMVEHFVEVFMDDFSVFGESFELCLTNLDRVLARCEETSLAFKLLKKKLIKALILNAPNWELLFELMYDASGIVVGAVLGQRKEKMFHSIYYASKTLDAAQSNYIVTEKKDAGISVHAKPRLIRWILLLQEFDLEIRDRKGTKNQIADHLSRLEDSIHVKNEGRIREKFSDEQLLALDIAQVPWYVDIVNLLVSGLFPPRASTHQKQRQKYDARFYIWDETFLFKQGPDQMMRRCIAEQKATQMLESCQSSPYGGHHGGKRTAHKVFQSGFFWPNLFKDIALFVKGCDQCQRMGPISKRHEMPLSNILEVEIFDVWGIDFMGPFTSSHGNQYILVAVDYVSKWVEVVALPSNDAKVVVKFIQKHIFTRFETPRAMISDGGTHFINNSVHNLLAKYGVRHKVATIYHPQTSGQVEVLNMKVKQILQKTVNAQRKDWADKFDDAL
- the LOC125845672 gene encoding uncharacterized protein LOC125845672, with product MVFGKACHLPAELEHKAYWAIKKLNMDVELAGRKRITQLHELEEFRLHAYENAKLYKQKTKRWHDKHIVSHTFEPSQLVLLFNSRLKLFPEKLRSKWSGPFEVVMMTQHATVELRNKDKRCTFLVKGQRVQQYFGSDMDRELEALTLND